A portion of the Malania oleifera isolate guangnan ecotype guangnan chromosome 3, ASM2987363v1, whole genome shotgun sequence genome contains these proteins:
- the LOC131152168 gene encoding uncharacterized protein LOC131152168 isoform X1, protein MEELNSVEVSSSLHLTGTDISSISLPLSLSLAAKMAKVAWFLLLASLLFVSTSADIRTVVKVTNNPADKLVVVLNDNRTAHKLSALRDNPGLGCIALQYIKAYQGHCDQVGGSNAKKPADSLFAETFAPNCGVQVSTLSTITGRLLGCQSDYVHPPKAFSDVLMLNNKSLEILYSKNHTEVGAAVTGTDGGSPYFWCVLFSGGKPNSSFVLEGGVAKITRPGCFSGANDECSGAEDPFRDRRLWSYAISGLIALNYAFGL, encoded by the exons ATGGAAGAGTTGAACTCTGTCGAAGTGAGCTCCAGCCTACACCTTACAGGGACCGACATCTCCTCTATTTcattacctctctctctctctctagcggCGAAAATGGCGAAGGTTGCTTGGTTTCTTTTGTTAGCTTCTCTTCTCTTCGTCTCTACTTCTGCTGATATTCGAA cTGTAGTTAAAGTAACAAATAACCCAGCTGACAAGCTTGTAGTAGTGCTTAATGACAATAGAACTGCACACAAGTTATCAGCGCTCCGCGACAATCCGGGCCTGGGCTGCATTGCTTTGCAGTACATAAAAGCATATCAGGGTCATTGTGATCAAGTGGGAGGCTCAAATGCCAAGAAACCAGCTGATTCTTTATTTGCTGAAACCTTTGCTCCAAACTGTGGCGTTCAGGTCTCAACCCTCTCCACCATTACTGGCCGTTTACTTGGCTGCCAGTCTGATTATGTCCACCCTCCTAAAGCATTTTCCGATGTTTTGATGCTAAACAACAAGAGCTTGGAAATCTTATACAGTAAGAACCACACTGAAGTGGGAGCTGCTGTGACTGGCACTGATGGTGGGTCTCCCTATTTCTGGTGTGTGCTGTTCAGCGGTGGCAAACCTAACAGCAGCTTTGTTCTGGAGGGAGGTGTGGCGAAGATAACAAGACCTGGGTGCTTCAGTGGTGCCAATGATGAATGCAGCGGGGCTGAGGATCCATTCCGAGATCGACGTCTATGGTCATACGCCATCAGCGGTTTGATTGCTCTGAATTATGCCTTTGGGTTATGA
- the LOC131152169 gene encoding uncharacterized protein LOC131152169: MFSWHGTTAQVSTSLSGTTFARSLTSKTWRVRCALFPQKGRESRRLVTISSVLLFNCLSIPNHGTASSIFDKYVKRKKLDPLEFYVPAIILTQLQIEDLEKTLEVDQPQYAACRSLLRSGPAASLRVNIRAVAQYALEGGYGKTAFDYVDQCLRALEELDSLLLRASRNNPEASIGLMKANIGTALDALDSLLRTVPSDVLDKGKAIADAYRIPEENAAPENSDGEMKQLESIL, from the exons ATGTTTAGCTGGCATGGCACCACCGCGCAAGTTAGCACCAGCCTGTCGGGTACAACCTTCGCTCGGTCTCTCACCTCGAAGACTTGGCGGGTGAGGTGCGCATTGTTCCCCCAAAAAGGGCGGGAGAGCAGGCGGTTGGTCACCATCTCCTCTGTCCTCCTTTTCAATTGCCTCTCTATCCCTAACC ATGGTACGGCGAGCAGCATTTTTGATAAGTATGTGAAAAG gAAAAAGCTAGATCCACTAGAGTTCTATGTGCCTGCTATTATTCTGACTCAGTTGCAGATTGAAGACTTGG AGAAAACTTTGGAAGTTGATCAACCCCAGTATGCTGCCTGTCGATCTCTGTTACGATCAGGCCCTGCAGCATCTCTTCGTGTAAATATTCGAGCA gTTGCACAATATGCATTAGAAGGTGGTTATGGTAAAACTGCTTTCGACTATGTTGATCAATGTCTCAG AGCCTTGGAGGAACTTGATTCATTACTTCTGCGTGCATCAAGAAATAATCCAGAGGCCTCAATTGGATTAATGAAGGCAAACATTGGGACTGCACTTGATGCGCTAGACAG CCTCCTAAGAACCGTACCGTCTGATGTGCTAGATAAAGGGAAAGCCATAGCCGATGCTTACCGGATCCCTGAAGAAAATGCGGCACCTGAAAACTCAGATGGAGAAATGAAGCAGTTGGAATCAATATTGTAA
- the LOC131152168 gene encoding uncharacterized protein LOC131152168 isoform X2, translating into MEELNSVEVSSSLHLTGTDISSISLPLSLSLAAKMAKVAWFLLLASLLFVSTSADIRIKVTNNPADKLVVVLNDNRTAHKLSALRDNPGLGCIALQYIKAYQGHCDQVGGSNAKKPADSLFAETFAPNCGVQVSTLSTITGRLLGCQSDYVHPPKAFSDVLMLNNKSLEILYSKNHTEVGAAVTGTDGGSPYFWCVLFSGGKPNSSFVLEGGVAKITRPGCFSGANDECSGAEDPFRDRRLWSYAISGLIALNYAFGL; encoded by the exons ATGGAAGAGTTGAACTCTGTCGAAGTGAGCTCCAGCCTACACCTTACAGGGACCGACATCTCCTCTATTTcattacctctctctctctctctagcggCGAAAATGGCGAAGGTTGCTTGGTTTCTTTTGTTAGCTTCTCTTCTCTTCGTCTCTACTTCTGCTGATATTCGAA TTAAAGTAACAAATAACCCAGCTGACAAGCTTGTAGTAGTGCTTAATGACAATAGAACTGCACACAAGTTATCAGCGCTCCGCGACAATCCGGGCCTGGGCTGCATTGCTTTGCAGTACATAAAAGCATATCAGGGTCATTGTGATCAAGTGGGAGGCTCAAATGCCAAGAAACCAGCTGATTCTTTATTTGCTGAAACCTTTGCTCCAAACTGTGGCGTTCAGGTCTCAACCCTCTCCACCATTACTGGCCGTTTACTTGGCTGCCAGTCTGATTATGTCCACCCTCCTAAAGCATTTTCCGATGTTTTGATGCTAAACAACAAGAGCTTGGAAATCTTATACAGTAAGAACCACACTGAAGTGGGAGCTGCTGTGACTGGCACTGATGGTGGGTCTCCCTATTTCTGGTGTGTGCTGTTCAGCGGTGGCAAACCTAACAGCAGCTTTGTTCTGGAGGGAGGTGTGGCGAAGATAACAAGACCTGGGTGCTTCAGTGGTGCCAATGATGAATGCAGCGGGGCTGAGGATCCATTCCGAGATCGACGTCTATGGTCATACGCCATCAGCGGTTTGATTGCTCTGAATTATGCCTTTGGGTTATGA